The Gossypium arboreum isolate Shixiya-1 chromosome 2, ASM2569848v2, whole genome shotgun sequence region ACTCAGAACCCTAGTCAAAACCAACTCTTGCTGAGCAGGTAGCAAAAATTATCCCCCTTTTTCCCACACATTTTTCGAACATAGGACCTCAAGCAACTTAACACTCTATTTAACCACCAGAACAGCAGACCCATTCTGACACATTCTTACAATCAATAAAATATAAGCCTAATGGACCAAGTTCAgactttattcattaaaataccaaaatttacccaagttgtggcttgaacttgggacctctcacatatacccagaacacttaaccactgaagcagatacatatttaTGTCAAATTAATACAGATACATATACAGGTATTTTggagcgttacaactctaccccctaaaagaaaatttcggcctcgaaattttacctgatcagaatagatgaggatattaCTAACGCAtcgcatcttcaggctcccacgtagcctccttAGTGCTATGATTACTCCATAGAACCTTAACCAGTAGAATAGATTTTCTCCTCAGAACCATTACATTGCGATCCAGAATCTAAACCGGCTCCTCCTCGAAGGTCAGATCTGGCcaaacctcaatctcctcaatagGGACAATGTGCGTAGGATAAGAGCGGTAGCGTCTCAACATCGAGACAAAGAAAACATCATGAATGCGatctaactctagaggtagctccaactgatatacGATTGGTCCCACTCGTCTCAAAATTCGATTCGGCCCAATAAACCTACGGTTTAGCTTGCCCTTGCGACCGAACCTCAGtatcttcttccatggcgagaccttgagaaaaataGAGTCTCCTATAGAATACTCTATCTCTCAATGTTTCAGATCCGTATATGACTTCTGCCTATCAGAAAACTCTTTCAATCGATCTCGAATCAAACAGACCTTGtcctcagtctcagaaaccaactctGAACCCAGAATACGCCACTCAACCAACTCAGTCCAGCAAaagggagtgcgacacttacgaccatacagtgcctcgtaaggtgccatctatatgctagactggtagctattattgtaagcaaactctgctaatggcaagtactcctcccagcTGCCGCAGAAATTAATAATAcagcccctcaacatgtcctccaatatctgaatcaccctctccaactgaccatctgtctgaggatggaaagccgtactaaagtataatctcgaacccagagcctcatgaaGCTTATTTTAGAATCGAGATGTGAAACAAGGATCCCTATCAAAGATGATCGAGACAAGTACCCTATGCAACCTCACTATTTCAGAAATATAGAGCTTAGCCAGCTTTTGTAGAGAAAAGTTTGTCCTGACCCGAatgaagtgagcagacttggtcaattgatCAACGATAACCTACACAGAacccttcttagtgggtgttagaggcaacccactaacaaagtccatcgttactggCTACGATTTCCACGTCGGTATCTTAATCGGCtgtagcaaacccgaaggcaactgatgctcagccttaacctgctgacaagtcaaacagcAAGCAACAAAGTCAGCAACTTCAAGCTttaaccctggccaccagtacaattcttgcAGATCTCGGCTCATCTTATTCccactaggatgcatagcataagggctactatgcacctccctcagaatcgacagtctcaaatcctcatcatttggtacacaaattcgacCGCAGAAACACAATACCCTATCCTTATTAATcctaaaatccatagtaacaccACTTTCAACTTGACGGAAATGCAACTCACAAGATTTATCCCCAAAATATTTATCTCTAATCTGATCAATCCATGTCCGTTTCACTTGAAGCTCAGCTAGCAGACTCCTCTCGTTGAAAACACTAAGTGGAGAAAACATCGCTCTTAGATCAGTTATGGCTCTACAGCTCAATcgatcggccaccacattggccttacaaGGATGATACTCGATGGTGCAGTCAAAATCCTTAAGCAGTTTAACCCATCTACGTTACCAAAGATGCAACTCCTTCTGGGTGAGGAGATActtaaggcttttgtgatcagtgtagatagtacacttctcaccgtatagGTAATGCCTCAAGATTTTCAAAGCGAAGAcaaccgctgccaactccaaatcgtgCATCAAATGGTTAGCCTCATGAGTCTTGAGctgtcgagacgcataagcaactaCTTTTTtgtcttgcatcagaacacaacccagacccacatgtgatgcatgtaacaccccaaacccagcctggacgttacgaccgaatctagcgatgtcacattgaagtgtttttcgtaaagtgttATATCGAAGAAAACTCTTACtatatatttaacctctttgAATGGTTCTGAGTTATGTAATTCATTTCAAAACTTGTGTCACTAtccaaaaagtatttactttaaaatccttattcatttccaaaaatatcattttatagcgAAAGCTTTTTTAAACAGTCGCGTACTTGGGTTTACTTTGTAAAAGcattatttcttttgaaaactcgagttttcctatCTCTAACAATTATAAAccaaagcaaataaaaaaaaatcccccaatttaaagattaaaaatttaaagaggccttattacagtaaaaatacccaaaataaaattacttataaaaataaAGCAAATATGATAGTAATGCGGTTATGTGGccgcctttgagtccctcgcagcaccgatccacctaagccTGGaaattacctgtacagataaaaagatgggtgagtttacgaaaactcattgtgtaatcccatataggtaaacagtcagaaaacaaacacagtctgggcctaagccattTTTAAtaacagtgacaatatcagtttgggctttagcccatctcaatacagaaacagtcatgtgcttgggccttggcccattataGTAACAATGATCAGTCCAGTAACAGTTTAAACAGTAAATACGTCCTATCCATCCAACCTCTACactccaactccgtccaaccctacactccatgtggggatataattgacccacctatccctacactccagaattagcacgggttgcggcactaaacaattttcagtacacttcttctgatcaatataaacccatccccatgcaatgcatcatacaatcatgtcatatcatagaatcatacatgtatccattacagtttatataacatgctaaaatatggtcatacatgcacatatatataaatcacataggggcaaaacagtcaccTTACCATATAAGGGTAAAAGagtcattttatcatatatagagggtctaggtaaacttaccgacccaacagtaggtccacagtgtCTCGGGcaactcgtgcaaccttaacagtcaaacagtgagaatgggcccaaggcccacacTATGGGCCCATGTGGGCTACACGGGcgcccatgtaggcccacacgctcgtgtggcccacacagcccagaAATGGCCCTGGCCGTGTAGATTACATAACCTGGCCCGATTATTACCACAAGTCTGTGTGGTTCACCCATGTGGGGCCCACACAGCCTAGTTTAGCCTAATAAGGCCCAAAACGGCCTCGGCCCATGAAATTACTCATGACGGCCTCGTCGACCATCTACCCATGTTTAGTCACACAGGCCACCACACGGGTAGCCGCACGACCGTGTGGTGTCAGCTAATCACACAACTTTGCCTTTTGTCGATTTCTATCGTTGAGATTACGTTTGTACACATCCACACACCTGGTTCGACTTGTCATGCATAGTCGCTCGAGCCCTTAAAAACCTAAATTAGACCATTCAAGCCCCATGATCAATCCTAATTTACATTTTAAAAGAAACTCGAAACCAATAAACCAACCATTGAACATTTTAGAGTTACTTCCAATAAAACCACTATGATTCCCGCGAATTTAATTCTTGGCGATTTATTAAGAGTTCCTGGACTTTCCTAAACAGCCATAACAATCTCTATTAGTCACCACTTAAGAGCAGAAGAAGGAAGGAAATCAAGATCTCATCCGTAGTACTTACCGAAAAGATCAATAGACCCAACTGATGGAAGCACAAACATGATGGCcaaagagtgaaataaaaatagtgAGATTAGTGAGAAATCAAAATCGGCACTAGCACAGCCCCTCACCCTCGATTTATAATTGTCAAAAATCATTAAACAAAAACCCCCAATTACACAACTTAAAAACTGAAACTTCAAGTATTATACTACTTATCGAAAGAAATGCGATTAACCCCTGCACACAGTGGATGCTTGAAACGTATAAGAGGAAAAAAAAGCAGTATCAATTCGGCAGAGGAATAGGGATGGATTTTCGAACAAAGGAGAAGGGAAAAAAGACTTTCGATAGCGAAAAAGAAAAGGTAGCCTgcaatgaagaagaaagaaattaTTCTTGAGCAAAAGCAGAAAAAATTGACCAGAGTAAGACTCTAGCCGAAACACACCTCCCAAAAATGTaacagaaagaagaagaaaagagggGGAATTGATAGACTTGAGAGCAGAGATCATCAAAAACAAAACTCAATTTGAAAAAGACAGGAAAAGAGAGAGGAAGCAGTAGAAGCAATTTCAACCAGAAGAGGATAGTTGACCGAATGTTGAGTGGACAAAAGCCAAGCCGAATTCTTTTGAGAAAGAGTTCAATTTCGGCACACTACTCCCCTTGCCTTGATCTATTCCTTGAAAATTTCCTTACATCACGCCACCAAATAATTTGAACTCCACACAACCTCTTCGATCCAAATTTTCCTCCCCAAATCCCCCTAACAACCAAAATTCCTCAATAATCTCCTAAAATTCAGCCACAACTCATAATCCCCTCAAACACTCCAAGTTTTGGTCAAACTAGAACTCTCCAATGGTCAACAGTAAAAATAAATTCCTTGCTTGTGCTAGAACTTGAACTCTAAACCTCCTGCTAATTAACACTcctcttaaccaccagaccagcaggcttatactgtcatgttttacccatatttatttataagcctaTTGACTAGGGATAAGGGTTAAACCTTTTAAAAACAAAACCTTTGTACATGcctaggcttgaacccaagacttctcagaatcttcccaggacacttaaccactgaagtagacatGCATTTGTGCCATTTTCTTATAccactaaacatttatgtgcagcctcctaaCTGTCCctatgctcaagacctaatactttcAGGCCCAAAATTTGGGACATCACAacgcatcactatataccacAAAGTATTTACCAGGCGcaggctgtatcagaataggagcTTGAGTTAAAATAGTCTTAAGCTTATCAAAACTCTCCTGCTATGCATCAATCCAAATGAAATGAGCTCCCTTACACAAAAGTTTAGTCATCAGAGCTGCGATCAAGGAGAACCCTTCTATGAAGCATCGATAATATCCTACCAGGCCCAAAAGCAATGAATTTTAAACACATTCCTCAGCTGTTTCTAACTCAACACGGCCTCTTACGAGGATTAGCACGAATACCCTCAGCTGAAACCACATGTTCCAGAAAGGTTACTTTTcggagccagaactcacacttgctaaacttcacATACAGTTGTTTCTCACGAAGAGTCTGTAAAACTACTCTAAATTGCTCATCGTGCTCATCCTCAGACTTAGAATATACCAAGATGTCGTTGATGAATACCACCACAAATTGGTCCAAAAAGGGCTGGAACACTTGGCTCATCAAGTCTATAAATGCCGctagtgcattagtcaaaccaaaaggcataactaggaactcgtaatgtctatATCGAAATGCCTTCTTATGCATGTCAGCCTCCTTTACTctcaattgatgatatcccgatcgtatatcaatcttagaaaacacaaaAGCCTCTCTAAATTGGTCGAATAAGTTGTCTATTCTCGTcaatgggtatttattcttgatcattAGCTTGTTCAACTGACAGTAGttgatacacatcctcattgtcccatctttctttttcacaaatagcacagGTGCTCCTCACGGAGACACATTGGAATGAATAAACCCTcgatccaacaattcttgaatttgagccttaagctccataagctccttcagtgccattTGGTATGGCGTAATAGACACTGGAGTTGTACTCGGAATAAGCTCGATCCCAAATTCCACCTCTTGGCTTGGAGGCAAACCTTGTAGTTCCTCAGGAAAAGCATCTGGAAAGTCCCTCACGGTTTTGATGTCCTTAACCGAAGAGCCTCCAGAATCAAAAATACTGATGtaggccaagaatgcctcacaccctttcctcacTAACTTTTCTGTCGCCAACGCAGAAATCACATTAGTCAGATAGTCACGTCGTTCCCCAATCATAACTACCTCATTGTCCTCCTCGGTCCTCAAGACAACCCTTTTCATCGCACAATtcaaactcactcggtgtttaactaactagtccattcccaaaatcaaaattcaaactcACCAAACGGAAGCTCCATTAGATCAGTTGGAAACACTGCCCTTTGGACCCCTAGCAGAACGTCTCTTTACAACTTACTAACCCGGACAGATTGCcccaaaggacttaacacagTTACCTCCCTATCAGTACTTTCAAGTGGAATCCTCAAAGATTCAGACACAGTACTAGCTATATAtgagtgtgtagagcctatgtctatcagtgcaagaTAATGTACATCAAATATTAAAAACATACCCGTAATGACGTTCAGAGCATCTCGGTCCTTACAGTgatgagcagcataaaccaaagtaGGCTGTCTCGCTTCAGTCAGTCCAACACCTCAGCCTAAGCCGTTACCACCCCTGGCCTAACCTCGGCtcctaggtggctgctgaactaccctcgGTGGCTGTGCAGTCCTAGTAATCGGGGCTTGCATCTGATCAGTTCTCAATGGAAAATCTCTAACATGATGCTCAATGGACCCACATCTCAGACATGCCCCATAGTCCTCTAACACTCGCccggatggcgtctaccacaatgcCCACAAAGCGCTACCCCAATAGGAGTAGCAGGAGGCCCAACTCTTACTGGTCCATCAGtcctagcctttttcttaggcttcATCCCAGAACTCGAGGGCTTCAAATCCCTCTTACTCTTCCCTCTGTCTCAATTTTGGTGCTTAGTGCGCTTTACCTCTTTGGCTATCTTCGCCTTCTCCACCAGAGTAGAAAAATCATGCTCCCTCTACGGAGCTATCAGAACTCGCAAACTGTCCCTAAGACCATCCTTAAATCAGACACAGTGCTCATACTCGGTTACCACCATGTCTCGCTCATAATGAATAAACCTCAGgaactcagcctcatactcgaCCATCGAACGATCCCCCTGCATGAGATTAAGGAACTCCCGTCTCCTAGCATCAATATAATTGGCCCCCATATATTTACCCTAGAAGACCGTCATAAAGAAATCCCATGTCAGTCGGTCGGGCTGGGTGCCCTCCTTAACCATCAACCACCAGTAGTACGCCTCATCACGAAGCAGAGATATATCCCTCTTAAGCTTCTGCTCAGCAGTAaaatccaagtcgtccataattctctctgtggcctccatccaatactcGGCCACATTAGGGGAGACTCTAATAACACCTCTGAATAAATCAGCCCCATTGGACCGGAGTCATTCCGTAACCAACCCTCGAACCCCAGTTCTGGTGTTAGTCCTAGCAACCCTCTCTAATATCCTGAGCATAGCCTGGGGcagtgcgtcatccccagctATACAGTCTTGAGACCCAGTCTCCGTAGCAGGTGAGACCGGTGTCTTGCTCGTATCCAGATTCGGCATGCTGCTTAACGAcgaggactcagctcgagcccctctacggcctctaccatgTCCTCTAGTACTTTGTCCACGCGTACCACGCACGCTCAtcgtaaattttataatttatctgtattaatagttttatgcattagttaacagttttgatattttattaacaaatattttatgtaGTATAGTATTAGAATGTTCAGGGTCGGTTATCATGAGTAGTAGTCCCACTACGATTTTCAGTTTACATTACCTAGAGTGTTTTCAGTGTAATAAACTACCTAAAGTAGTTTTAGTATATTTTAATTATACTTTCAGACAATTCTAAACAGTTTCAAAAACTTATAGGATCAGCGTTGAACACTCGGAGTACCACATACTTAttccaaaaatatttcaaattatttacaaattatttttttaaaaccatTCTTTAAAACCCAAATTCACAACCGagtttgcaacctggctctgataccactaaatataacactgtAAACTTGATCTAGACATTTTGGCTGAATCTGGTGATGTTACATAATAGCGCTTTTGAAATTGTATCGTTGCTATCACCTCATTTCCcgttttaaaacattttattatCTTAACACTGGTTTTCAAACTGAGTCACCTATTTAGATTATCATCATCAAAATGTTAACGTACGCGGAAGCTTTCGACATTGTTGAGTGGTCATGAATATTTTGATAAAACATTTTTTTATTCTGAAAACCCGAGTCTTCCTATTACTAGCAGTAAAACCATAAAATGTCgcaaaacccaaatttaaacaaAAACCTGTAATGGCCATAATTACATCAAAATTccctaaataaaattaaaaccatgataagcataaaaccttaaatttattGTGAGGCAGAAGTAGTGGTCACTATCGAGTCCTCATCTGTACCGATCCGTCTAATGCTAGGGATTACCTGAACAAattaaacagaaaagggtgagttttttcaaattcagtgtgtaatccccacagaaaaatATACACAGAGCACAATATTCGAAATCAATCATATATTTACATATAGTTTGGGCTTGAGCCTTTTACAGAATTGGTGTGGACCTTAGCCCACTCAGATACAGAATCAGATACAaaatagggccttagcccatcttagATATACCGTGTAGAATAGAACAGAATAACagagtcctacccaccagcctctacaggccaactccatccaaccctacacaccatgtggcgataaaatcaacccacccatccctacacaccatgctgtaccaaAGTGTGACACATAATTAGATAATTGCAGTGGAGCTGCCAGAtatcaggcttaagagcctttcaaaaTACTTCTTTCAAATAATACCAAcccaaccccgatgcaatgcaacatacaagcATGACATGCTAATATACAATTTAACAAATCGTACATTCAAATCAGTATACATTATAAGAGTAACATGCTAAAACACATACATATCACATAGTGAGATCACGTAATCAAGCGTTAAAATAACTCTTACCGACCTTACAGTAGGTCCTAGTAGACTTGGGCGACCCGAGCAACCGTACAGAGTATTTTAGAAAAATAagctcacaagcccgtgtggttcATCCTTGTCGGCCCACAAGCCTGTGTGGCCCAAATGGCCTGATTGATCGAGCCCGTGGTCTCGCACATGGCCTTCCCGCccatcacacgaccatgtcatgCACCAGTGCCACGTGCGTACAGCTTAGTTCgtcgaccacacggccgtgtactaCTACACAACCTACCACATGGGCAACCGCATACCCGTGTGGGGTCTACAGTTCTCTTTTTTTACTTTCGTCAATTCTCATTTTCTGTGTTTTctggtacacacctggtatcgattcGAAGCTAAGAAAACCCCGAACACTCCAGAACCTATTAATGACCGACAAATACCTATTAAACACTTGATACGCATTAAAACTGAATTGAAATGGAGAGTCCCAAAAACGCATAAACAGCTAACCGATAACAACTAAACTCAATCCCAATTCAGGTTGAAGAAGTGAGACTTCCTGCCTCACCGCCTCCTTCCAAACATGAACTAAACTCTTAAACAATGGTTCTATAGTCCCAAAACCAAAACGCTACTTACATACTTACCGAACCCGTGATTTACGACAACAGAAAAGAATTAGAGGAAAAGATGAATTAAGGAAAAAGGTGAGTAGGGAATGGCTAAAATTTTAGTACCAAAATGGCAGCGAAAAGGGATAATGGAAAGGGGGAAAATGGTGGCTACCAAAGAGGAAAAGAAATGGAATAGGTGTCAGAAAATCAGAGAGTAGAAAGAGAGGGGCCGAAATTTCCTACCCCAACAATTGGGATATCTCAAATCTCTTATTTTCCTCTTAAAACCGCTCCAACACTCCCTCACCACACCCCTACTACTCAGAACCCTGGTCAAAACCAACTCTTGCCAAATAGGTAGCAAAAATTATCCCTATTTTTTTCTACACAGGGTTTCGAACACAATACCTCAAGCAACTTAACACTTCAATTAACACTGAATGAATAACGGTCTCACTTTTAATACAGGTAGAATTGAACCACCATCGAACAAAACTAAATGAGTATTCATGGCACGCatagcaaacagtgattttcggctcaaagcatcagcaacaacatttgcttttcttggatgatagtcaataacaagctcataattttttaacaattctaacaatcttctctgtcgtagattcaaatctttctgagtcatcagatatttcaaacttttatgatcagaatatacgtgacatttctcacggAACAAATAGTggagccaaattttcaaagcaaatgcAATCGCAGCTAATTCCAGATCGTGCATcaaatagttcttttcgtgcggctttaactatctcgaagcataagcaatgaatttgccttcctgcattaaaaaGCAGTCcagacctgtaacaccccttacccatatccgtcgctagaacagggtacgaggtattaccgaatcatagtatataccattaaataaaaccaaaacaaaaatatggcatacaattagatcatgaatcattataacatatgcctttaataatattagccaatttcaaaggcttcgtacaaaataatcggtcaaatactatacttaatattttaaaacctagacaattatgacacgtaacaaaataaataagtctactatacatgccataattcaaaatgtttaattcaaatacccaaaaatattgatagtgcaggcaaatcttcaacgatccttgac contains the following coding sequences:
- the LOC108477597 gene encoding uncharacterized protein LOC108477597, producing the protein MSVRGTRGQSTRGHGRGRRGARAESSSLSSMPNLDTSKTPVSPATETGSQDCIAGDDALPQAMLRILERVARTNTRTGVRGGVIRVSPNVAEYWMEATERIMDDLDFTAEQKLKRDISLLRDEAYYWWLMVKEGTQPDRLTWDFFMTGDRSMVEYEAEFLRFIHYERDMVTPSGRVLEDYGACLRCGSIEHHVRDFPLRTDQMQAPITRTAQPPRVVQQPPRSRDIGSTHSYIASTVSESLRIPLESTDREVTVLSPLGQSVRLVKHRVSLNCAMKRVVLRTEEDNEVVMIGERRDYLTNVISALATEKLVRKGCEAFLAYISIFDSGGSSVKDIKTVRDFPDAFPEELQDLMSQVFQPFLDQFVVVFINDILVYSKSEDEHDEQFRVVLQTLREKQLYVKFSKCEFWLRKVTFLEHVVSAEGIRANPRKRPC